A DNA window from Fragaria vesca subsp. vesca linkage group LG3, FraVesHawaii_1.0, whole genome shotgun sequence contains the following coding sequences:
- the LOC101311551 gene encoding CBS domain-containing protein CBSX3, mitochondrial-like codes for MQGALKAFSSQGNFVKNAVLRHVRVVNPLIQPALFSRFESVAPARIEEHGFESTKIADVLNAKGKGADGSWLWCTTDDSVYDAVKSMTQHNVGALVVVKPGEQKSIAGIITERDYLRKIIVQGRSSKSTKVGDIMTEENKLITVTPDTKVLRAMQLMTDNRIRHIPVIDDRGMLGMVSIGDVVRAVVSEHREELDRLNAFIQGGY; via the exons ATGCAAGGAGCGCTTAAAGCGTTTTCATCACAGGGCAACTTTGTGAAAAATGCAGTCTTGCGACACGTCCGTGTTGTGAATCCCCTAATTCAGCCTGCTTTGTTTTCACGTTTCGAGTCTGTTGCGCCTGCCCGCATAGAAGAGCATGGTTTTGAAAGCACTAAGATTGCAGACGTCCTGAACGCAAAAGGTAAAGGTGCTGATGGTTCCTGGCTGTGGTGCACAACAGATGATTCTGTTTATGATGCTGTTAAGTCG ATGACCCAGCACAATGTTGGAGCCTTGGTGGTTGTGAAACCTGGAGAACAAAAATCAATTGCAGGAATCATAACAGAGAGAG ATTATCTCCGGAAGATCATAGTGCAGGGGAGATCATCCAAGTCAACAAAGGTTGGGGATATCATGACTGAGGAG AACAAGCTTATCACTGTCACCCCTGACACCAAAGTTCTGCGGGCAATGCAGCTGATGACTG ATAACCGAATTAGGCACATCCCAGTTATAGATGACAGAGGAATGCTTGGTATGGTGTCCATTGGTGATGTGGTTCGTGCTGTGGTGAGTGAGCACCGGGAGGAGCTGGACCGCTTGAATGCTTTTATTCAAGGTGGTTACTAG
- the LOC101311840 gene encoding probable protein phosphatase 2C 6-like translates to MGSCCSTNSKGMGKRIDAMEPSTVEDDGAASSPPKSSKRWITRKKTRGERVVDRDVGHQVEIPGRLIGNGGSKVACLYTQQGKKGTNQDAMLVWEDFSSRSDTVFCGVFDGHGPFGHMVAKKVRDSLPLILCTQWKTNSDGDLSNLSKTENAHGNSNFEEPASPSIDDEWRESMEVQETENLPDMYAPLKKSFLKAFKLMDKELKLHPTIDCFCSGTTAVTLIKQGQNLVLGNVGDSRAVLATRDKDNSLIAVQLTVDLKPDLPREAARIHQCKGRVFALQDEPEVARVWLPNNDSPGLAMARAFGDFCLKDFGLISVPDVYYRQLTEKDEFIILATDGVWDVLSNKEAIEIVASAPSHTTAARALVDCAVRAWRLKYPTSKNDDCAVVCLFLEQFSVADEVVTETEVTENKGEGMETMETAESSTEDVEIVYSQVIAAEHLGSDLELSDSHASALEHSSTVRSSDEIVPVSESTEQMLPTKLGAQSKRSLAECISTDEDWSALEGVTRVNSLLSLPRLLSADKRSPSWRKKWL, encoded by the exons ATGGGTTCTTGCTGTTCTACCAATTCCAAAGGAATGGGGAAGAGGATTGATGCTATGGAGCCGAGCACTGTGGAGGATGATGGTGCTGCTTCTTCTCCTCCAAAAAGCTCAAAGAGATGGATTACGAGGAAGAAAACCAGAGGTGAAAGAGTGGTTGATAGAGATGTGGGTCATCAGGTTGAGATTCCAGGAAGGTTGATTGGCAATGGGGGCAGCAAAGTTGCTTGCTTGTATACTCAGCAGGGCAAGAAGGGAACCAATCAAGATGCCATGCTTGTTTGGGAG GATTTCAGTTCAAGAAGTGATACAGTATTTTGTGGGGTATTTGATGGCCATGGTCCGTTTGGTCATATGGTTGCCAAGAAAGTTCGGGATTCTCTTCCGCTTATACTATGCACTCAATGGAAAACTAATTCAGATGGTGATCTGAGTAACCTTAGTAAGACAGAAAATGCACATGGGAATTCTAATTTTGAAGAACCGGCATCTCCAAGCATTGATGATGAGTGGCGCGAGTCGATGGAGGTTCAGGAAACTGAAAATCTCCCGGACATGTATGCACCCCTAAAAAAGTCATTCCTAAAGGCTTTCAAGTTAATGGATAAGGAATTGAAATTGCATCCCACAATCGATTGCTTCTGCAGTGGGACGACCGCTGTTACATTGATAAAGCAG GGTCAGAATCTTGTACTTGGAAATGTTGGGGATTCGAGAGCTGTGCTGGCAACAAGAGACAAAGACAACTCTCTGATTGCTGTACAATTGACAGTAGACTTGAAGCCGGATCTTCCTA GGGAAGCTGCTAGGATTCACCAATGCAAAGGAAGGGTATTTGCATTGCAAGATGAGCCAGAGGTTGCTCGTGTTTGGTTGCCTAATAATGATTCTCCTGGTTTAGCAATGGCTAGAGCCTTTGGGGACTTTTGTCTAAAGGATTTTGGTTTAATTTCTGTCCCAGATGTTTACTATCGCCAGCTTACAGAAAAAGATGAATTCATTATACTTGCCACTGATGGG GTTTGGGATGTCCTTTCGAATAAGGAAGCAATTGAAATTGTGGCTTCTGCTCCTAGTCACACAACAGCAGCCAGGGCTCTTGTAGACTGTGCCGTTAGAGCTTGGAGGCTTAAATACCCTACGTCCAAGAATGATGATTGTGCTGTTGTATGCCTCTTCTTAGAACAGTTTTCTGTAGCGGATGAGGTTGTGACAGAGACTGAAGTGACAGAGAACAAGGGAGAGGGAATGGAGACGATGGAAACTGCAGAAAGTAGCACTGAGGATGTAGAGATAGTTTATTCTCAAGTCATTGCTGCTGAGCATTTGGGTAGTGATTTAGAACTCAGTGATTCTCACGCCTCTGCTCTTGAGCATTCCAGTACTGTACGGAGCTCCGATGAAATTGTTCCTGTATCGGAGTCAACAGAGCAAATGCTTCCTACGAAGTTGGGGGCCCAGTCTAAAAGAAGTCTAGCAGAGTGCATTTCAACAGATGAAGATTGGTCAGCACTGGAAGGCGTTACCCGGGTTAATAGTTTGTTAAGTCTTCCGAGATTGTTATCTGCTGACAAAAGATCTCCCAGTTGGAGAAAGAAATGGCTATGA
- the LOC101310398 gene encoding scarecrow-like protein 18-like — translation MGSFNSSHHQRIVPQQQEDQDHPQIHADLQLYNQHHRHHPQYQIPQPPLLMSRGLTARQLLIRCAELISQLDFSSAHGLISILASSNYSPHGDSTERLVHQFVRALSLRLPPVAAAPPDMARVAAATGTSAASTSSALSLEVETEAEEETLQSCYLTLNQITPFIRFSHLTANQAILEAIDSSHHAIHILDFDIKHGVQWPPLMQALVERSYGSSSSPPPLLRITATGRDLTLLRRTGERLLRFAQSLGLTFHFRPIVLLNDVAMIDYLNPASLGLFPNEALAVNCVLYLHRLLTDDARDLHLFLDKIRALNPKIVTVAEREANHNSPMFLNRFVEAVDHYGAVFGSLEATLPPNSRERLAVEQMWFGREIADVVAADDDQGRKQLRHERYENWEMMMRRSGFSNVPLSPFALSQAKLLLRLHYPSEGYQLHSLKDSFFLGWMNRPLFSVSSWN, via the coding sequence ATGGGTTCATTCAATTCTTCTCATCATCAAAGAATAGTACCTCAACAACAAGAAGACCAAGATCATCCACAGATTCACGCAGATCTACAACTGTATAACCAGCACCACCGCCACCACCCCCAGTACCAGATTCCTCAGCCGCCATTGTTAATGTCACGCGGATTAACCGCCCGGCAACTCCTCATCCGCTGCGCCGAGCTCATTTCTCAGCTCGACTTCTCCTCCGCTCACGGCCTTATTTCCATTCTAGCCTCCTCGAACTACTCCCCTCACGGTGACTCCACCGAGAGACTAGTCCACCAGTTCGTTCGCGCCCTCTCTCTCCGCCTGCCTCCAGTGGCGGCGGCCCCACCAGATATGGCTCGTGTCGCCGCCGCCACTGGAACATCAGCCGCCTCCACCTCTAGCGCGTTATCGCTCGAGGTGGAGACGGAAGCGGAAGAAGAGACGCTTCAGTCGTGCTACTTAACCCTAAACCAGATAACCCCATTCATCAGGTTCAGCCACTTGACGGCAAATCAAGCTATCCTCGAAGCTATTGACTCGAGTCACCACGCCATCCACATCCTGGACTTTGATATCAAACACGGCGTGCAATGGCCTCCGTTGATGCAGGCCCTCGTCGAGAGATCCTACGGCTCAAGCTCATCTCCTCCACCGTTGCTCCGCATCACCGCCACCGGTCGCGATCTCACTCTCCTCCGCCGAACTGGCGAGCGTCTCCTAAGGTTTGCTCAGTCCCTTGGACTCACCTTCCACTTCCGCCCCATCGTTCTCCTAAACGACGTCGCAATGATCGACTACCTCAACCCGGCGTCGCTTGGTCTCTTCCCTAACGAAGCCCTCGCCGTCAACTGCGTCCTCTACCTCCACAGACTCCTCACCGACGACGCACGTGACCTCCACCTCTTCCTCGACAAGATCAGAGCCTTGAACCCGAAGATAGTTACAGTAGCCGAGCGAGAAGCCAATCACAACAGCCCTATGTTTCTCAACAGGTTTGTCGAGGCGGTGGACCACTACGGCGCCGTTTTCGGGTCCTTGGAAGCGACGCTCCCGCCGAACAGCAGGGAGAGGCTGGCGGTGGAGCAGATGTGGTTCGGAAGAGAGATTGCTGACGTGGTGGCGGCCGATGATGATCAAGGAAGAAAACAGTTGAGGCATGAGAGGTATGAGAATTGGGAGATGATGATGAGGAGGTCGGGGTTCTCGAATGTTCCGTTGAGTCCCTTCGCTCTTTCGCAAGCCAAGCTTCTTCTCCGGCTTCACTACCCTTCCGAGGGTTACCAGCTTCATAGCCTCAAGGACTCGTTCTTCTTAGGTTGGATGAATCGTCCCCTTTTCTCAGTTTCTTCTTGGAACTAA